The genomic DNA AAGCCGGACCCGGCGAGCAAAGAATCGGCAGGCTCGAGGAAGGCAGGTAAGCAAGATGGTTCACCAGTTCGCTCGCGGGAACGACGACGTACGGTACCTGAGCAACGAGGAGTTGAGCGAGATCATCTCCAAGTGCGAGGACGCGATCCAGGACGGCAGCGCCGAAGTCGAGGACTACGAGGCGTTCGTCGTATGCCAGAAGGAGCTCGCCCGCCGTACCTGGGCGTGAGCCGTACCACGGCCGCGGCGCCCAGGAGCCCGGTTCCTCACATCCCAACGCCATGAAGCGCGCGTAGCATGACGTATGCTCACGCGCGCTTCTACGTGTGGCCACGGCCGTGCCGTGGCTCGTGCCTCCGTTCGCGCCGCGACCCATGCCCAGCCTCAGCCGAGCGAGCGCGCCGGGGCGCTACCCCCGACGAGTCCCAGGCGCGGCGCGATCGCGAGCAAGGCTGGTCGGTACCTGCCCCTCGTCGCCCTGGTGGTCCTGTTCGCGGGCTGCACGCCGGCCGTGATGCGCTCGGAATCGCGCGCGCCCGCGGCGGCCACGACGACCGCCGCGCGCGCCGCCACCGGCGCGGCAGCCGCCGGTGCGCAGACGGGCGTCGCCTCGTGGTACGGCCCGGGCTTCGCCGGCCGCCGCACCGCGAACGGCGAGGTGTTCGACCCGAGCCAGCTCACCGCGGCCCACCGCGAGCTCCCCTTCAACACGCTCGTCAGGGTCGTCAACGAGACGAACGGCAAGAGCGTCGTCGTGCGCATCAACGACAGGGGACCCTTC from Trueperaceae bacterium includes the following:
- a CDS encoding septal ring lytic transglycosylase RlpA family protein; this translates as MARASVRAATHAQPQPSERAGALPPTSPRRGAIASKAGRYLPLVALVVLFAGCTPAVMRSESRAPAAATTTAARAATGAAAAGAQTGVASWYGPGFAGRRTANGEVFDPSQLTAAHRELPFNTLVRVVNETNGKSVVVRINDRGPFKGGRVIDLSRAGAEAIDMIGSGVARVRLEVLSLPAGVVRVGTLSSLRGFEVASRDHVAGTLLALTPVQGGEPVVVRVVAAEFPTDTPADLLVGLELYASVGSEARVVGD